The stretch of DNA TTCCAATGCAGCTTATTGTCGTTATTAATTTCAAGCTTATCTAACATCACCATTGTCATAAGCGGGTCGGGATTGCTCATAGCCCAAACCGAAAAGGCTTGCAGCAACAGGGCTAGCAATAAGAGTTTTTTCATCAAACCACCCTCACCTCGCGGAACATGCCCATCATATGGTGCAGCATATGGCAGTGATAAGCCCATCGTCCTTTGGTGTCGGCCGTTACCAGATAAGAAACTTTAGCGCCGGGTTGCACAATTACCGTGTGTTTTCGCGGAATGAAATCGGGGTCGCCAGTTTCAAGCTCGCTCCACAGACCATGCAAATGCATCGGATGGTTCATCATCGTGTCGTTAATTAAGGTGATGCGCACACGCTCGCCATAATTAAGCATGATCGGCTCGGCCTTAGCCATTGGGATGCCGTCTAAGGTCCAGATATAGCGACTCATATTGCCAATCAGATGGATTTGAATTTCTCGACTGGGCTGGCGCATATCGAGGGTGCGATAGCGATTTTTAAGGTCGGCATAGGTCAGCACTTTACGCCCATACAGCGCTTGATGGTCGCGAAGCCCGATACCTGGATCATCAAGCTTGAATTGCGGCGAGTCGGCGCGCATATCCACATGCGGCCCATAATGCGAAGACTTACGCTCTATCGGTTGGGCCGAACCATAACCGGCTAGACCTGAGCCCATGGCCGGTTTAGCTGTCTGTTTGTGATGAGCCATGTGACCGTGATGGGCGTGGTGGTTTTTATGCTGGTTGTGAGCTTGATGCCCGCTGTGGCCTTGATGTCCGCTGTGGCTCTGGTGAGCGCTGTGGTCTTCAGACTTTTTGTGACCGCTATGGCTGGCGTGCGCGTCGTGTGCCATGCCCATATCGCCATGGCCTAAAATCGGCATCGGGTCTAGATCAGGGATAAGCGCTGTTAATGCGGCATTAGCAGCCAGCGTGCCCCGGGTGAAGCCACTGCGATCAATGGCCTGGGCGAAAACGGTATAAGCCGAGTCGCTGTCAGGCTCTACAACCACATCATAAGTTTCGGCCACAGCAAGCCTAAATTCGTCGACAGTTACCGGCTCAACCGCCTGACCATCGCTGGCGATAACGGTCATTTTCAAGCCTGGAATTCTAACGTCAAAAATGGTCATGGCGGCAGCGTTAATAAAACGCAGCCTCACCTTGTCACCATTGTTGAATAAGCCCAACCACCCCGCGCTTGGGGTCTGACCGTTGGTTAAAAAGGTATAGGTGGCCCCGGTCACATCTGAGATATCGCGATCACTCATGCGCATCTGGTTCCACATGGCGCGCTCATTCCAGGTATTGGCCACGCCCTTGGCTTTGATCTCTTGATAAAGATCATTCAGCGTGCGTTCGCGGGTATTATAATAATGCGGCTGCTTTTTGAGCTTTTTGAATACCGTGGCAGGGCTCTCATCGGTCCAGTCAGATAAAATAACCACATGGTCGGTATCGAAGTCATCTTGCCAGCCATCTTTCGGCTCGATAATGATCGCCCCGTATACACCCAGCTGTTCCTGGTAAGCTGAGTGGCTGTGATACCAATAGGTGCCATTTTGATTAACATCAAAGCTGTATTCGAATGTCTCGCCAGGCTTGATGCCATCAAAACTAAGCCCCGGCACGCCGT from Pseudomonadales bacterium encodes:
- a CDS encoding copper resistance system multicopper oxidase, which gives rise to MNTDIIAGNSPHLLTRRKFVTGLSASGVLLGLSPWCNSAPAETVSANSPPLLRGKVFNLSIDYQVVNFTGKERPAVTVNGSLPAPTLVWKEGERVTLRVTNHLAHDTSIHWHGMILPSNMDGVPGLSFDGIKPGETFEYSFDVNQNGTYWYHSHSAYQEQLGVYGAIIIEPKDGWQDDFDTDHVVILSDWTDESPATVFKKLKKQPHYYNTRERTLNDLYQEIKAKGVANTWNERAMWNQMRMSDRDISDVTGATYTFLTNGQTPSAGWLGLFNNGDKVRLRFINAAAMTIFDVRIPGLKMTVIASDGQAVEPVTVDEFRLAVAETYDVVVEPDSDSAYTVFAQAIDRSGFTRGTLAANAALTALIPDLDPMPILGHGDMGMAHDAHASHSGHKKSEDHSAHQSHSGHQGHSGHQAHNQHKNHHAHHGHMAHHKQTAKPAMGSGLAGYGSAQPIERKSSHYGPHVDMRADSPQFKLDDPGIGLRDHQALYGRKVLTYADLKNRYRTLDMRQPSREIQIHLIGNMSRYIWTLDGIPMAKAEPIMLNYGERVRITLINDTMMNHPMHLHGLWSELETGDPDFIPRKHTVIVQPGAKVSYLVTADTKGRWAYHCHMLHHMMGMFREVRVV